A region of the Armatimonadota bacterium genome:
ATGTACAGTTCGAAGATGCTCGAGCTCTTCTTCTATTTTTTTGAGCCCTTCTGGGGTGAGGATTAGTTCTTTTTCTACTGTCACGAGCTTTCTCCTTTTAACGTTTAATATAATAAGCACTGATTGCTTCGAATCGAAGAAATCAGTGCTTAGGGCGCAAACATTTTGTTTTGAAGTAATTGTACCACAATAGCTGCCATCTGTCAAACAATTTTTGTATTTCCAAGCTAGGAGGAATTTTATACGCGGAAAGATTTAGAGGAAGAAATAGCATATCTCGCCGAATTTTTAATCGGAATTTCGCCAAACAGCTACTAATTTTGATTCCGTTTGCTATGATTTGGGTCCAAATACTTTGTTTCTGAAAGGAGGTTCTTATGCCGCGGTCAATGTTTTTAGGACTTGCCTTGATTTTCATCGGAGTTGCTCTGGTTGCAAATCAAAGCGAGGGAACAACTATGTTGTCCAAGGAACTAGTTATGCGCATCCAGCGGGACACGGAGAAATACCGCAAGGGGAATGCCAAAATTGTTGTGTTCGATAACAAGGGCAGACCCATCGAAGGCGTATTAGTGAAAGCCGAACAGGTCAGCCATGACTTCCTTTTTGGTTGCAATATTTATGCTCTCGATGCGCTTCCGGATGCGAATTTGAACGAGAAATACAAAGAGCTTTTCAAACGCCTTTTAAACTATGCCACAGTGCCATTTTACTGGCGTGGATTTGAGCCTGAGCAGGGCAAACCTGGTTATGCACGCACTGACCACATTGTCAAATGGTGCAAAGAGAATAACATCACGACAAAGGGACATCCGCTCGTTTGGACTCATCAAGCAGGTGTTCCAGCTTGGCTTGATGAAAGCAATCCAACTGAGGTTAAGCAACTTCTTGAACATCGAGTGACTGCCATTGTCTCGCGCTACAAAGGACAGATTGATATTTGGGATGTCGTAAACGAATCTACGCATACGCGCACCTTCGCAGGGCTCTCGATGTTCGATTATACTGCTTTGCCTTTCTATTGGGCGAGAAAAGCAAATCCTAGCGCCACTCTTATCGTCAACGAATTTGGAGTGGTAGGCCCAAGGGGTGGCGATGATAAGTTTTACAACTTGTTGCGAGAAATGAAGGAAAAGAAAGTGCCATTTGATGTTATTGGTATTCAAACTCATATGCACCGGGGTCCTTTTTCTCTTGCCGAAATTTTGGATACGCTTGATAGGTATGCTACTCTAGGGAAGCCAATTCATTTTACGGAAACGACCGTTCTTTCTGGTGGCAATGAGACGACCCCTGAGGGCGAGAAAAAACAAGCAGAGTATGTGGAACAGTTCTATAGGGTATGCTTTAGTCACCCGGCAGTAAGGGCGATTACCTGGTGGGATTTCTCCGACGCGAAAGCTTGGCAAGGACTAGCTGCTGGATTGGTAAGAAAGGATATGAGCCCAAAGCCTGTATATTTGGTGCTCGACCGCCTGATTAATAAAGAATGGCACACTATCGCAAAAGGTGAGACTTTTAAGGATGGCTCCTTCAGCTTCCGTGGATTCTACGGAAAATACACTGTATCTTTGACAAATGCTAAAGGAGAATCAAAATTAGTCAGTTTTCACCTCCGTGAAGGGAGCGACAACGTTTTGAAGATACGTCTATAATGTAATAGGTGTTGGCAAGCATTCTTGTTATGCGTAAAACTAGTAAAATTACCTAATTGACATAGCAGTCGTTTAATGGTAATTTAATCGTAATCCGAAGTAGCTGTGCGGATTGCAACGAAAGTTGCGCTTTTTTGAGACGCGTTTTCAAATTTGGTACCGAAAATGCAAGAAAGGGGCTTTAACGGTTGCCAATTGGGAAACGCGTTTTTCTTTTTTAAGCTTTAGCAGTTTTGAAAAAGTATTTTGGTAAATATTTAGCAATTTCATGCCAACTTGGGCATGAAGGGATTTGCAACGTTGCATCCCGAAGTAGATAAGCCGCAGTAATATCAAAATTGAAAAGCCTGCATGCAGAAAGCGGCATGCAGGCTCAAGTTTGTAAGAAGAAAATTTTACTTACTGCTTCTGGTTTTCTTGTTGTTCTTTTTGTCTCATTTCTTCCATAAGTTGCTTATCATATCCTAGGACTTGTGAAAGCAAATCCACAGCAACTGTGTTTTCACGCTGCGTTTTTGTTTTGATTATTGCTATTTTGGTGTCCAGGTTATATTGCCATCCTGCTTCTACTGTGTCTACATCTTTAACCCTTTCTATCCCAACTCTATTGATGGTAATCGAGTCTGGGAAGGTTCCGCCTAATACAATGTGAACCGTGTTCAAAGAAGCAAAATTAAACTTGCCTCTTAGGAAATCTTCGCCAAAGCCGAAGCTACCTATTTGCGCTGGCAATGTAACAGCGATGCGGGCGTTTTTGGGCCCTTTGCAAGTGAAGGTATACGGCATGCAATCCAAGTTTGAGATTCTAACCATCCCCATTGCAATCAAGCCGGGATTCAAGTTCCAGTGATATGCCTCTTCGCCTGTAACAACGCTGAAGGCGTCCGGATACATGCCAGCTTCGTTAGGATACTTTTGGGTTGCGTACTCCTGTTGTTGGGCTCCGCAGAAGAATATACCCTTTGCAATCTCTTGCCAAGGTAGCGTCTGGTCAAAGTCTGACAGTCGTGCAAGTGAATAAGCGTAAACCATGCCACACCACTGGACGCAGTTGCCAAACCATGGCATTCCGTCAAACCATGTGGCTCCGAAAACTGGAATGGTGCCATAGCGCATAATAGGTCTGTCAGGCGCATTCCACAGGTAAACGAACGGGAGGCCAGTTTTTGCCCAGTAGACTGCTCTTTCCAAATGCTTTTTGTCATTTGTTATTTGATACGCTATGGTATATGCTCGCACAAGGTGCGCTGCTGCTAAAATATCGGGTACATGAAGCTGAAGTTCCCATGTCTGGGCTCCCTCTGGCCGCTTCTGTGTATCTAGGTATTTAATAGCCTTAAGTCCGGCCTCCGTAGCTTTGGCATCGCATGTAATAAGTGCATATTCGAGGAGTTGGACTGCATTAGCGGCTGAATACCCCGATGAGGTGTCGCCAGCCTTGCCCAAGACACTATGCTTTTCATCCGGTTCGAATGGCCAAGATCCATCTTGCCGTTGTTTTGACATCAGAAAGTTCGCACGCTCAGCCATTCTTTTGAGGGCAGATTCAACCTCACCTGCTAGCAGGGCCACTTCTAAATCCATATTCTCCCTGCCTGCTTTTTCGATTGCGGCTTGGACTACGTCCGAGTAGGCTTTTTTCCTTTGAGGGTCCATAACGTACATGGTTTTTCGAAGCAGGTAGTTGGCAATTCGAGAATCAAACGAAGGTGGGCTTGTATTAGTGTGCTTCCACCCCTTTGCCTCGGGGTCCCAGA
Encoded here:
- a CDS encoding endo-1,4-beta-xylanase, which encodes MPRSMFLGLALIFIGVALVANQSEGTTMLSKELVMRIQRDTEKYRKGNAKIVVFDNKGRPIEGVLVKAEQVSHDFLFGCNIYALDALPDANLNEKYKELFKRLLNYATVPFYWRGFEPEQGKPGYARTDHIVKWCKENNITTKGHPLVWTHQAGVPAWLDESNPTEVKQLLEHRVTAIVSRYKGQIDIWDVVNESTHTRTFAGLSMFDYTALPFYWARKANPSATLIVNEFGVVGPRGGDDKFYNLLREMKEKKVPFDVIGIQTHMHRGPFSLAEILDTLDRYATLGKPIHFTETTVLSGGNETTPEGEKKQAEYVEQFYRVCFSHPAVRAITWWDFSDAKAWQGLAAGLVRKDMSPKPVYLVLDRLINKEWHTIAKGETFKDGSFSFRGFYGKYTVSLTNAKGESKLVSFHLREGSDNVLKIRL